One part of the Halobellus ruber genome encodes these proteins:
- a CDS encoding PLDc N-terminal domain-containing protein has product MPTTRSPLVVLGGLVAVAFLPLVIMWAVISDVGTFAYFAGFAIYFLVAHVALPGWVYIDATGRGSDAATAWTGLCFFLPVLGFVAYYFLGQPDAPYEMGAEPRAP; this is encoded by the coding sequence ATGCCAACGACGCGTTCGCCGCTCGTCGTGCTCGGGGGGCTCGTCGCCGTCGCCTTCCTCCCGCTCGTGATAATGTGGGCGGTGATCTCCGACGTCGGGACGTTCGCGTACTTCGCGGGGTTCGCGATCTACTTCCTCGTGGCCCACGTCGCGCTCCCGGGGTGGGTCTACATCGACGCGACCGGGCGGGGAAGCGACGCCGCGACCGCCTGGACCGGGCTCTGTTTTTTCCTGCCGGTCCTCGGGTTCGTGGCGTACTACTTCCTCGGCCAGCCCGACGCGCCCTACGAGATGGGGGCCGAGCCGAGGGCGCCGTGA